The stretch of DNA GGTATGTTAGTTGATAGTGCTATTGTTGTTTTAGAAAATATTGATAGACATAGAAAAGAGGGTATGAGTATAACCAAAGCTGCCTATGAGGGAACAAAAGAGGTTTGGGGCGCACTACTAGCAGGTGCAGCAACTCACATGGCTGTATTTATTCCAATTATATTCTTAGAAGATGAAGCTGGACAACTATTTAAAGATATTGCAATTGCTGCAACGGCATCTTGTTTTATTTCATTATTTGTATCTATTACTGTTATTCCAATGTTATGGAAAAAAATCGCAAGTTTATCTTCAAAAGAGCCAAAAGGTGAAACTGGATTAACTAGATTTGGAAATAAATTTGTAGATATGTTTATGGTAATTACCCATTGGTCTTTAAAATCAGTAAAAACAAGAATTATTACAATAGGGTCATTAGCAATAGTTTCTATTTCTATTGTTTGGGCATTATTCCCAAAAATGGATTATTTACCACAAGGAAATAAAAACCTAATTTTTAATATTTTAATAACACCTCCTGGGCTTTCTTATGAAGAAAGATATAACATGGGTTCATATTTAATGAAAAAAGTTGAACCAAATATCGGAAAAGATGTTGATGGAGTTCCTGGAATTAATAGAGCATTTTTTGTTTCATTTGGAGATTTTAACCTTTTTGGTGGAACTTCTATGCATGAAAGTCGTGGACGAGAATTGATACCATTTTTTAGACCAATAGTAAATTCTCTTCCTTCTATATTTGGGGTATCTTTACAATCAGGAGTTTTTGAAGATGGAATAGGTGAGGGGAAAACTGTAAATATTGATATTAGTGGTGAAAAAATAGAAGATATTGCAAATGTAGGAATGCAACTATTTATGGCAACTAGTGGAGCAATAGAAGGAGCACAAGTACGACCAGTTCCATCTATTGAGTTACTTTATCCAGAAGTGCGAATAAAACCAAACCAAGATGCTTTAAAAGCTTTAAATTTAACTTCTTCTGATTTAGGAATTATGGCAGATGTGTTAATGGATGGTAGAAAAATATCAGATTTTGAACAAGATGGTAAAAAGAAAATAGACTTAGTTTTAAAAGCAAATGATAAACAAATTCAAACACCAGAAGATATTTTAGCAACACAAGTGGCTTTACCAAACGGTTCATTAGTACCTGTATCATCTTTATCAACAGCAGAATTAACAACAGGGATTAGTGAAATTAGACACTTAGATGGAAAAAGAACGATTACTTTACAAGTTACACCACCACCTGAAATGACAATTGAAGAAACAATGACAATTTTAGATGTTGCATTAAAGAAAATGAAAGAAGAAGGAAAGATTTCTGATAAAGTGGAAATTGGTATAAGTGGAACAGCTGATAAATTAACTGAAACTATTGAATTATTAGGTATGAATTTCCTTTTAGCTTTAGTTATAGTTTATTTATTAATGGTTGCTTTATTTGGAAGTTTTTCTTATCCATTTGTTATTATGTTTACAGTACCTCTTGCAATGGCTGGAGGATTTATTGGACTTGCAATAACTGATGCATTTATTGAGCCTCAACCATTGGATGTTTTAACTATGTTTGGATTTATTATTTTAATTGGAATAGTTGTAAATAACTCTATTTTAATAGTTCATCAAAGTTTAAATTACATTAGAATCAATGGTTATGAATATAAAGAAGCAATTATTGAAGCCACAAAAACAAGAATTAGACCAATTTATATGAGTTCATTAACCTCTATTTTTGGGATGATGCCTTTGGTTTTAATTCCAGGTCCTGGAAGTGAGTTTTACAGAGGATTAGGTTCAGTAATGATTGGAGGACTTACATTTTCTACGATATTTACTATATTTGTAACTCCTGCTCTTTTAATGTTTTTTATCAAAGCAGAAGAAAAAATATCTTTGAATGAAAAATCTATTGACGATTTAGATTTAAGTAAATCATAAAAGGAAAATATTTATGAAAAAAATAAAATTATTAACACTATCATTAACAGCTTTTTTAGCTGTTAATTTAAATGCTTTAACACTAGATGAAGCAGTAAAAAAAGCTTTAGACAACAACTTTGATATTCAAGGTAAAAATTATGATTACATTGAAAGTTTGGAAAATGTAAAATCAAATAATTCAAATTATTTACCAAAATTAGATGCTTCTTATGGATATACAAATACTGATAAAGCAAATGTTGGATTTGAATCAGATGAATCAACAGCTACTTTAAAATTATCATACAATTTATTTAATGGATTTAAAGATTTAGCTGTAAAAGAATCATCAGTTTATTTATCTTTGTCTTCTGAATATTCATTAAATGCCACAAAACAAGATATTATTTTAGATACAAAAACAGCATATATAAATTACCTTGATAAACAAAATGCCCTTGAAACTTATAAAAGTGCTTATATTTTATTTCAAGAACAATACGAAGATTCATTACATAGATATGAACAAGGGTTAATTGCGAAAAATGATTTATTGCAAGTTCAAGTAAATATGTC from Arcobacter suis CECT 7833 encodes:
- a CDS encoding efflux RND transporter permease subunit, translating into MDLIKFSLKNPITIIVGVLIVILFGIISLSKLPYQLTPNVTKPEIKITTTWAGATPYEIEREIIEEQEDALKSLNNLIEYESSSSDNAGEITLTFKLGTDIRVALQDVSNKLNEVSSYPDNVDEPIIETATASPVIWIMLQTLDENKRHVDEYKTFFEDEIKPIIKRVEGVAGTMTGGGREQEMQINLDMNKLASYNLTIPQVIDILKAENVDVSAGTQNMGRRAYRIRTVHKFTTLQEIRDIILISNREQRVTVADIADVDFGYETANSVAMFLGKDGIFLGVQPSADANIVKLTDDVEKVVNELNDTTLKKEGLNLKWIYDQRPYIAGAVHLVKKDIIIGGALAVMILMLFLRALSPTAVVSIAIPISVIGTFIFLSLMDRSLNTVSLAGISFSIGMLVDSAIVVLENIDRHRKEGMSITKAAYEGTKEVWGALLAGAATHMAVFIPIIFLEDEAGQLFKDIAIAATASCFISLFVSITVIPMLWKKIASLSSKEPKGETGLTRFGNKFVDMFMVITHWSLKSVKTRIITIGSLAIVSISIVWALFPKMDYLPQGNKNLIFNILITPPGLSYEERYNMGSYLMKKVEPNIGKDVDGVPGINRAFFVSFGDFNLFGGTSMHESRGRELIPFFRPIVNSLPSIFGVSLQSGVFEDGIGEGKTVNIDISGEKIEDIANVGMQLFMATSGAIEGAQVRPVPSIELLYPEVRIKPNQDALKALNLTSSDLGIMADVLMDGRKISDFEQDGKKKIDLVLKANDKQIQTPEDILATQVALPNGSLVPVSSLSTAELTTGISEIRHLDGKRTITLQVTPPPEMTIEETMTILDVALKKMKEEGKISDKVEIGISGTADKLTETIELLGMNFLLALVIVYLLMVALFGSFSYPFVIMFTVPLAMAGGFIGLAITDAFIEPQPLDVLTMFGFIILIGIVVNNSILIVHQSLNYIRINGYEYKEAIIEATKTRIRPIYMSSLTSIFGMMPLVLIPGPGSEFYRGLGSVMIGGLTFSTIFTIFVTPALLMFFIKAEEKISLNEKSIDDLDLSKS